From the Rhodobium gokarnense genome, the window CGGTTGGTCATGTTGAAGAAGGCGGCCACCGCGGCGATGTCCCAGATGTCCCGTTCCGAAAAGCCGGCATCGCGCAGGCCCTCCCGGTCGGCATCGTCGACGTCGTCGGGCCGCTCGGTGAGGAGCACGGCGAAATCGAGCATCGCCCGGTGGCGTTCCGAAAGCTCCGCCGCCCGGTAGTTCATCACCATCTGCTCGCCGAGTTCCGGTGAGCCGGACAGCTCGCGCACCGTCGCGCCATGCGCCGTCAGGCAGTAGTAGCAGTGGTTCTGGGAGGAGACGGCGACCGCGATCATCTCCCGCTCCAGCTTGGAAAGGCCGGACGGGCCCAGCATCAGGTCGTTGTAGAAGGTGGAAAAGGCCTTCAGTTTCGCCTCGTCGAAGGCATAGGCCTTGAGGACGTTCGGGATCAGCCCGAGCTTTTCCTGGCACTTGTCGAAATAGGCTTTGGTGTCGTCGCCGAGCTCTGCCATCGGCAGGTCGAGGGCGATGACGGATTCGTCTTCCGCGTTGGTCTTGTCCATGGTCCCGTCTCCTTGCGGCGTTTCCCGAAAACTGGCTTTTTGGAGCGCTTCGAAACAGGCGAAACGCCCTAAGCCGCGGTTATATCACCTGTATCCACCCCCGATCAGTGGAAATCGCCCCGTGCGGTACTGTGCGATGCTTCATCATTCGGTTAGGGTCTTTCCCTGACAGTGGGCGTTCGTTTGGGGAAAATGCCGGTTAAAACGGCAGCATAGGAGGAAATGCGATGCCCGACAGGCGGGACAGGGAAAAGGTCGCGCGGATCGACGAGGCCTATGCGCTGCTTGCCAAGCGCAAGAAGTCCGGCGCCGAGCTTGCCGCCTTCTGTGAGGCGCTGTTCGAGCACGGCGCCGCCGAGGACGTCGTTGCCTATTCCGCTGAGGAACTGATCGACTTCACGCTGGAAAGCTGGAAATTCTCCGCCTCGCGAAAGGCCGGCGAGCACAAGGTCCAGGTCTACAATCCCGATTTCGGCGATGCCGGCTCCGCCGCGCGCAAGGTCACCGTCGTCGAGCTCGTCAACGACAACATGCCGTTCCTGGTCGATTCGGTGATGGGCGAGTTGAAGGACTCCGGCGTCGACCTGCACCTGGTCCTCCATCCGATCCTCGACGTCTCCCGCGACGGCAAGGGCAAGCTCACCGCCTTCAACGGGCCGGTCACCGCCGGCGGCTCGGTCAAGGCGATGCAGGAGAGCCACATCCAGGTCCATGTGGCGCGCATCGATTCGCGCAACGAGCGCGACGAGCTGGTGCAGAAGCTCGACACGCTGCTCGCCGAGGTGCGCCGCTCCGTCGAGGACTGGCAGAAGATGCTGGCGCGGCTGGAGACGACCATCGCCGCCTATAAGGAGACGCCGCCGCCGATCCCGGTCGACGACCTCGCCGAGGCGATCCAGTTCCTGGAATGGCTGCGCGACGACAACTTCACCTTCCTCGGCATGCGCGACTACGTCTATTCCGACGAGACGGAAGCCGGCGAGATGGCCAGCGCCGAGGTGCCCGGCCTCGGGCTCCTGCGCGACCCCAACGTCTTCGTCCTCCGGCGCGGCACCGAGATGGTGACGATGACGCCGGAAATCCGCGACTTCCTGATGCGGCCGGAAGCCCTCATCATCACCAAGGCCAATGTGCGCTCGCGCATCCACCGCCGCGTCCACATGGACTATATCGGCATCAAGACCTTCCACGACGACGGCTCGCTCGCCGGCGAACTGCGCGTCGTCGGCCTCTTCACCTCCACCGCCTATATCCGCTCCACGCGCCGCATTCCGTATCTGAGGCGCAAGGTCGACCAGA encodes:
- a CDS encoding peroxidase-related enzyme (This protein belongs to a clade of uncharacterized proteins related to peroxidases such as the alkylhydroperoxidase AhpD.), which encodes MDKTNAEDESVIALDLPMAELGDDTKAYFDKCQEKLGLIPNVLKAYAFDEAKLKAFSTFYNDLMLGPSGLSKLEREMIAVAVSSQNHCYYCLTAHGATVRELSGSPELGEQMVMNYRAAELSERHRAMLDFAVLLTERPDDVDDADREGLRDAGFSERDIWDIAAVAAFFNMTNRVAAATDMRPNPEYHAQAR